In the Lepisosteus oculatus isolate fLepOcu1 chromosome 6, fLepOcu1.hap2, whole genome shotgun sequence genome, one interval contains:
- the mtfr1 gene encoding mitochondrial fission regulator 1, which translates to MIAHLIRVVKMILESTGTVMDLALWNDKPYGSSRSIVRRIATSLPLRPCPRVRFQLHPYVDAPSSLQCTTQENGLVASLADVAWIDADEEESFNIHRLEARPDFLFTAHQRQYFGKPLQKQLSLPTLNSEDLEPKSPAYANDEAIQKITALENELAKLRAQIAQIVLIQEQKTQADGSASLPAGAPLPPPPPPPPPPPPPQPPPGLQRCNSAIDLIRERRGNKTAGPGLLDSGPKQPAMPSMLEVLKDMSKVKLRSVKPEQCQARAKPGDPADAAALIAAALKRKFAHRYKRDSQCETDINLPASETQTCAETAAFGQHMLKPTGKRRDLVSSVSKT; encoded by the exons ATGATTGCCCATCTGATTCGGGTCGTTAAAATGATCCTGGAATCTACAGGAACAGTCATGGACTTA gccCTTTGGAACGACAAGCCCTATGGGTCCTCTCGGAGTATTGTAAGGAGGATAGCTACCAGCCTCCCTCTGAGACCTTGCCCACGTGTGCGGTTTCAG cttcatCCTTATGTTGATGCCCCCAGCAGTCTGCAGTGCACAACTCAAGAAAATGGACTTGTAGCTTCACTTGCAGACGTTGCTTGGATTGACGCAGATGAAGAAGAGTCATTTAACATACACAG GTTAGAAGCTCGACCAGACTTTCTTTTTACTGCTCACCAACGGCAATATTTTGGTAAACCTCTTCAAAAGCAGCTGTCCTTACCAACCCTAAACAGCGAAGACCTAGAGCCAAAGAGTCCTGCATATGCCAACGATGAGGCCATACAGAAAATCACTGCACTTGAGAATGAACTGGCTAAACTCCGAGCACAGATTGCACAGATCGTGCTCATCCAGGAGCAAAAGACCCAGGCTGATG gttctgcatCTTTACCAGCTGGAGCGCCCCTACCCCCTCCGCCccctcctccacctcctcccccccctccccagcccCCCCCAGGCCTTCAGCGCTGCAATTCTGCTATAGACCTCATCAGGGAGCGGCGAGGGAACAAGACCGCCGGCCCGGGCCTGCTGGACTCGGGCCCCAAGCAGCCGGCGATGCCCAGCATGCTAGAAGTGCTCAAAGACATGAGCAAGGTGAAGCTGCGCTCTGTGAA ACCGGAGCAGTGCCAAGCCAGAGCGAAGCCGGGTGACCCTGCAGACGCAGCGGCTCTGATAGCGGCAGCTTTGAAGCGGAAATTCGCTCATCGGTACAAGAGGGACAGCCAGTGCGAAACCGATATTAACCTTCCGGCTTCTGAAACGCAGACCTGTGCCGAGACCGCAGCG TTTGGACAACACATGCTGAAGCCCACTGGAAAACGGAGGGATTTAGTCAGCAGCGTGTCTAAAACATAA